A genomic stretch from uncultured Cohaesibacter sp. includes:
- a CDS encoding dual specificity protein phosphatase family protein, with protein sequence MAKYSPETRERLMKNETSIRAVVPFSNGHIVTLGFPGLAFDIQGEAFIDPERFHATMDAPEFEPCQILIVLVETDEVPEEGWALLKNKAADKSFRLELMPIEDYQVPDQSFMARWAAISANIDDCLAEGGTVALSCHYGAGRSGTMAARLLMDRGYSMQQAVDALRSRFPESIESEKQIEWLEQDTDGSDNA encoded by the coding sequence ATGGCTAAATATTCCCCTGAGACGCGCGAGCGGCTTATGAAAAACGAGACGAGCATACGGGCCGTCGTTCCCTTTTCCAACGGTCATATCGTGACTTTGGGCTTCCCTGGGCTCGCCTTCGATATTCAGGGAGAGGCCTTCATCGACCCGGAACGGTTCCACGCAACGATGGACGCGCCGGAGTTCGAACCTTGCCAGATCCTCATCGTCCTTGTCGAAACGGATGAGGTCCCGGAGGAAGGGTGGGCGCTGCTGAAAAACAAGGCGGCGGATAAGTCTTTCCGGTTAGAGCTTATGCCGATCGAAGATTATCAGGTGCCGGATCAGTCCTTCATGGCACGATGGGCAGCGATCAGCGCCAATATCGACGACTGCCTTGCCGAAGGCGGCACGGTGGCCCTCAGCTGCCACTACGGGGCTGGACGATCCGGCACGATGGCAGCGAGATTGCTCATGGATCGCGGCTACAGTATGCAACAGGCGGTAGACGCTCTGCGCTCGCGCTTCCCGGAATCCATCGAGAGCGAGAAGCAGATCGAGTGGCTCGAGCAAGACACAGACGGATCTGACAACGCGTGA
- a CDS encoding arginine deiminase family protein codes for MSNRSYSFTHAITRKPGKSAVDGLRAVDTGTPDLDTFLSHHADYIAALKATGAVVTELEALEDFPDSVFVEDTALCLQEGAVVLRPGAPTRLKEAEAMAPTLHELYDEVLTIEGPGHIEGGDILTTETEVIVGTSARTDDAGIKELADRVAQWGYKVRKLNTPEGVLHFKTDCSLLDENTILSTRRLANAGCFEGYNVILVADGEEACANTIRFNEKVIMPAGFPKTEQAVREAGYDVVTVGNTEAAKLDGGMSCLSLRFSPIKK; via the coding sequence GTGTCAAATCGTTCTTACAGCTTCACGCATGCGATTACCCGAAAGCCAGGAAAATCCGCCGTTGATGGCTTGCGTGCCGTGGACACAGGCACCCCTGACCTTGATACCTTCCTGTCGCACCATGCTGATTATATCGCTGCGCTCAAAGCGACCGGAGCCGTGGTGACAGAGCTGGAAGCGTTGGAAGACTTTCCTGATTCTGTTTTCGTCGAAGATACCGCGCTCTGCTTGCAGGAAGGTGCCGTGGTGTTGCGTCCTGGTGCGCCGACACGTCTCAAAGAAGCCGAAGCGATGGCGCCTACCCTGCACGAGCTTTACGATGAAGTTCTGACCATTGAAGGGCCCGGCCATATCGAAGGCGGAGACATTCTGACAACAGAGACGGAAGTTATCGTGGGCACATCCGCAAGAACGGATGATGCCGGTATCAAGGAGCTTGCTGATCGGGTTGCACAATGGGGCTACAAGGTGCGTAAACTCAACACGCCAGAGGGTGTGCTGCATTTCAAAACTGATTGTTCGCTACTGGACGAGAATACGATTCTATCGACAAGACGGCTGGCAAATGCCGGCTGTTTTGAAGGGTATAACGTTATTCTGGTAGCCGATGGTGAAGAAGCTTGTGCAAACACAATTCGCTTCAACGAAAAAGTTATAATGCCTGCAGGATTTCCCAAGACAGAACAAGCCGTACGCGAGGCTGGCTATGACGTTGTGACGGTCGGCAACACCGAAGCGGCCAAGCTTGATGGCGGCATGTCATGCCTCTCCCTGCGTTTTTCTCCAATCAAGAAATAG
- a CDS encoding ATP-binding cassette domain-containing protein, whose protein sequence is MSGHPVVPVMEVRDLHKSFAGNEVLKGVDVIAHPGEVISIIGGSGSGKSTTLRCLNLLEVPNGAGVFKLLGEKVHFKSDRRGNSLVTDKRQLRRLRSRIGMVFQNFNLWPHMTLEQNVMEAQVQVLGRSKADAREQARQLLDRVGLSDRLEMYPSYLSGGQQQRGAIARVLAVDPEVMLFDEPTSALDPELVGEVLSVMKDLAEEGRTMVIVTHEMQFAANVSDKVMFLNDGRVEEAGTANEIFQAPKSERLKQFIQSTTQNQ, encoded by the coding sequence GTGTCTGGTCATCCCGTCGTCCCTGTCATGGAAGTGCGGGACCTTCATAAATCATTTGCTGGCAACGAAGTTCTTAAGGGCGTCGACGTAATCGCACATCCAGGCGAGGTCATCTCGATTATCGGAGGGTCCGGGTCTGGCAAGTCAACCACCTTGCGCTGCCTCAATTTGCTTGAGGTGCCCAATGGTGCGGGCGTATTCAAGCTGCTCGGCGAAAAAGTCCATTTCAAGTCAGATCGACGCGGGAATAGCTTGGTTACGGACAAGCGACAACTACGCCGGTTGCGCAGCCGCATCGGCATGGTGTTTCAGAATTTCAATCTATGGCCGCATATGACGTTGGAACAAAATGTCATGGAAGCGCAGGTTCAGGTTCTGGGGCGTTCCAAAGCCGATGCGCGAGAACAGGCCAGACAACTGCTTGACCGGGTTGGGCTGTCTGACAGGCTTGAAATGTATCCTTCCTATCTATCTGGCGGACAACAGCAGCGCGGTGCAATTGCGCGTGTATTGGCGGTTGATCCGGAAGTCATGCTGTTTGACGAGCCAACATCAGCCCTTGATCCGGAGCTGGTCGGTGAGGTGCTGTCGGTGATGAAAGATCTCGCCGAAGAAGGCCGAACGATGGTGATCGTAACTCACGAGATGCAGTTTGCTGCCAATGTGTCGGACAAAGTCATGTTTCTCAATGATGGACGCGTTGAAGAAGCGGGAACCGCAAACGAGATCTTTCAAGCTCCGAAATCTGAACGCCTCAAGCAGTTCATTCAATCAACAACTCAAAACCAATAA
- a CDS encoding transporter substrate-binding domain-containing protein — MNIKSILAATFIAVGLSSVASAETVRIGIATEPYPPFATPDAEGNYVGWEIDMTKAICEEAKLDCKFVATAWDSIIPTLQKEEIDVIAASLSITEDRLKVIDFSNKYYQTGVSIAAAKGSGLEPNPKGVAGKIIGVQSASIHQAYALKYFKDAKIREYQTQDEANQDLFAGRIDGTLADVLVLDEFLKSDEGQLCCESAGLVAKDEAIHGPGVGFGLRKGSDALKTKLNAAIDAVRASGKYNEISKKYFDFNIFGE; from the coding sequence ATGAATATCAAGTCCATTCTCGCAGCAACCTTTATCGCAGTCGGCCTCAGTTCCGTTGCATCTGCTGAAACTGTTCGTATTGGTATCGCAACCGAGCCCTATCCGCCGTTTGCCACACCTGATGCTGAAGGCAATTATGTCGGTTGGGAAATCGACATGACAAAAGCGATCTGTGAGGAAGCCAAACTCGATTGCAAGTTTGTGGCAACAGCGTGGGACAGCATTATCCCGACTTTGCAAAAAGAAGAAATTGATGTGATTGCCGCTTCTCTGAGCATCACCGAAGATCGTCTCAAGGTGATTGATTTCTCCAACAAATACTACCAGACCGGCGTTTCAATTGCTGCTGCCAAGGGCAGTGGGCTTGAACCAAACCCCAAAGGCGTTGCTGGCAAAATCATCGGGGTTCAATCCGCGTCTATTCATCAGGCTTATGCCCTTAAATATTTCAAGGATGCAAAAATCCGTGAATATCAGACACAGGATGAAGCCAATCAGGATCTGTTCGCAGGCCGCATTGATGGAACGTTGGCGGATGTATTGGTTCTTGATGAATTCCTGAAAAGTGATGAGGGGCAACTGTGCTGTGAAAGCGCAGGTCTCGTTGCCAAGGACGAAGCCATCCATGGACCGGGTGTCGGTTTTGGTCTGCGCAAGGGAAGCGATGCGTTGAAAACAAAGCTGAATGCTGCGATAGACGCTGTACGGGCTAGTGGTAAGTATAACGAAATATCCAAAAAATATTTTGATTTCAATATCTTCGGTGAATAG
- a CDS encoding ABC transporter permease encodes MSAMELLSLVPPGWGGTLLKGLMVSLEVALIGYVLGLVIGLGGATLKRHGGPVSRDLMTVYTTLARAIPELVLIMLAYFALPDLINQLFAKLGLDQIQINGFLAGVIVIAFVQGAYATEVFRGAMATVPRGHVEAAQSFGMHPFRVFYRIILPEMLPSALPGLSNLWLIATKDTALLAVVGFVELTLAARQAAGATKHYFLFLIAAGALYLLVTLLSQYVFSLVENRFNKGARHG; translated from the coding sequence ATGAGCGCAATGGAATTGCTGTCTTTGGTGCCCCCCGGGTGGGGTGGAACCTTGCTCAAGGGCTTGATGGTTTCTCTGGAGGTGGCGCTGATCGGGTATGTCCTAGGGTTAGTTATTGGTCTTGGTGGTGCAACCCTGAAACGCCACGGCGGACCTGTTTCTCGGGATTTGATGACAGTATACACAACACTTGCACGCGCAATTCCTGAACTGGTTCTTATTATGCTGGCATATTTCGCATTGCCGGATCTGATCAATCAGCTATTCGCAAAGCTCGGGCTGGATCAAATCCAGATCAACGGTTTTCTGGCAGGTGTTATTGTTATTGCCTTCGTACAAGGTGCCTATGCGACAGAGGTTTTTCGTGGTGCAATGGCAACCGTACCCAGAGGACATGTTGAAGCAGCCCAGAGTTTCGGAATGCATCCGTTTCGTGTGTTCTACAGAATAATTCTTCCTGAGATGCTTCCCTCGGCGTTGCCCGGACTTTCCAATCTCTGGCTTATCGCAACCAAAGACACAGCACTCCTTGCGGTCGTTGGTTTTGTCGAGCTTACGCTTGCTGCACGACAGGCAGCAGGTGCCACCAAGCATTATTTTCTCTTCCTTATCGCGGCTGGCGCCCTCTACCTGCTTGTGACGTTGCTTTCGCAATATGTGTTCTCACTGGTTGAAAACCGCTTCAACAAAGGAGCGCGTCATGGATAG
- a CDS encoding ABC transporter permease subunit (The N-terminal region of this protein, as described by TIGR01726, is a three transmembrane segment that identifies a subfamily of ABC transporter permease subunits, which specificities that include histidine, arginine, glutamine, glutamate, L-cystine (sic), the opines (in Agrobacterium) octopine and nopaline, etc.) has product MDRNSFIQPHRVVMVISALALVIAASFNMDWSWIPRYAPDILDAIGVTATLLVSSIVAGFLLAVPVGLVQVTGPWPLAWAAKIFCTVIRGTPILLQMWVLYYGLGAMFPYMPGLRQSWIWPYLIEAWPYALVALTLSFVGYEGEVMRGAFKGVPFGELEAAQAMGMHPFTILRRIWLPRALQRVLPTLGGELILQLKATPLVATIAVVDTFAIFSRIRQETFITYEPLLLLALIYLVFAGAIAGIFRLLETRNPVRD; this is encoded by the coding sequence ATGGATAGGAACTCCTTTATTCAGCCCCATCGGGTTGTGATGGTAATCAGCGCGCTGGCTCTTGTTATCGCCGCAAGTTTCAACATGGACTGGTCCTGGATACCGCGCTATGCGCCCGATATCCTCGATGCCATCGGTGTCACAGCAACGCTCCTCGTCAGCTCAATTGTTGCCGGTTTCCTGCTCGCCGTTCCGGTCGGCTTGGTGCAGGTTACAGGACCGTGGCCTCTCGCGTGGGCCGCCAAAATCTTCTGCACGGTGATCCGAGGCACGCCGATCCTGTTGCAAATGTGGGTTTTGTATTACGGTCTGGGGGCGATGTTCCCCTATATGCCAGGGCTTCGGCAAAGCTGGATTTGGCCCTACCTGATCGAAGCATGGCCCTATGCCCTTGTGGCACTCACGCTTTCCTTCGTTGGCTATGAGGGTGAGGTTATGCGTGGTGCCTTCAAGGGCGTCCCATTCGGAGAGCTGGAAGCTGCTCAGGCAATGGGCATGCATCCTTTCACCATCCTTCGTCGTATATGGTTGCCACGGGCGTTACAGCGGGTTCTGCCGACACTTGGTGGCGAACTGATTTTGCAACTGAAAGCAACGCCGTTGGTTGCGACCATTGCTGTTGTCGACACATTCGCAATCTTTTCCCGGATCAGGCAGGAAACGTTCATAACTTATGAGCCGCTTTTGCTTTTGGCGCTGATCTATCTTGTTTTTGCCGGTGCAATTGCGGGCATTTTTCGTTTGTTGGAAACGCGAAATCCTGTGCGCGATTAA
- a CDS encoding TetR family transcriptional regulator — MQDTSGKIRKENTDQQRSRLIDATLRVIAKEGVKAATVRKISEEADVTQGLIRYYFHSKYELLAAAYETYMGGLVQIADDASKGTGVASVRLANFIKASLQAPVTSHDTVAIWAAFFELLLHDKDLTASHERGYDLLRLHLRVLIADVLTEQGVEASEDRLRRLSIAGNAILDGLWMEGGALPDAFKKGELVRVGLESFGALLDIELLSLIED; from the coding sequence ATGCAAGACACGAGCGGCAAAATCAGAAAAGAGAATACGGATCAGCAGCGGTCTCGACTGATCGACGCGACTTTGCGTGTGATCGCAAAGGAAGGTGTCAAGGCAGCGACGGTGCGCAAGATCTCAGAAGAGGCCGATGTCACGCAGGGCCTGATCAGATACTATTTCCATTCGAAATACGAGCTCTTAGCCGCAGCATATGAAACCTACATGGGCGGTTTGGTTCAAATCGCCGATGATGCGTCAAAGGGTACAGGCGTCGCCAGTGTCAGACTGGCAAACTTCATCAAGGCATCATTGCAAGCCCCAGTCACCAGTCATGATACAGTCGCGATCTGGGCTGCCTTTTTTGAGCTGTTGTTGCACGACAAAGATCTGACCGCCAGTCATGAACGTGGCTACGACCTGCTTCGATTACACCTGCGCGTTCTGATCGCTGATGTCCTGACGGAGCAGGGCGTAGAGGCCAGTGAAGACAGGCTTCGCCGCTTGAGTATAGCTGGCAATGCTATTCTGGATGGGCTTTGGATGGAAGGAGGAGCCCTGCCTGACGCGTTTAAAAAGGGAGAACTCGTTCGTGTAGGACTGGAAAGCTTTGGAGCCTTGCTTGATATCGAGCTTCTCAGTTTGATTGAAGATTAA
- a CDS encoding YdcF family protein gives MGTVFFVLSKIVGLLLLVESWLVLGLIFSLVMLFTGALVPARWGVTITLLILVLVLSPVTDIVLAKLETAYPTNPDLSKGEPIEGILVLGGSIVTGHSQTWKQPELNHAGERITEAVRLARKLPDIPILISGGNASPLDLVLGNKGASEAEMTRDLLVGMGVDASRIQIESKSRNTAENAIFSARLLAVRISKLG, from the coding sequence ATGGGCACGGTCTTTTTTGTTCTCTCCAAGATTGTCGGATTGCTGCTCCTGGTGGAGAGCTGGCTTGTTCTGGGGCTGATATTCAGTCTGGTGATGCTGTTCACAGGCGCACTGGTGCCAGCAAGATGGGGGGTGACTATAACCCTCCTTATTCTCGTGCTTGTGCTTTCCCCGGTGACAGACATCGTGTTGGCCAAACTGGAAACCGCCTATCCGACCAATCCCGACCTTTCTAAGGGTGAGCCGATTGAAGGCATTCTCGTTTTGGGCGGCAGCATCGTAACCGGCCATTCCCAAACTTGGAAGCAGCCCGAACTCAACCATGCCGGAGAGCGGATCACGGAAGCGGTCCGTCTTGCGCGCAAGTTGCCTGACATTCCGATTTTAATATCGGGGGGAAATGCATCCCCTCTTGATCTCGTGCTTGGCAACAAGGGAGCGAGCGAAGCGGAGATGACCCGAGATTTGCTGGTCGGGATGGGCGTGGATGCTAGCCGTATCCAGATAGAGAGCAAATCACGCAACACTGCTGAAAATGCCATATTCTCGGCGCGCCTTCTCGCTGTAAGAATCTCAAAGCTGGGTTAA
- a CDS encoding SDR family oxidoreductase, with protein sequence MKHCIVTGANRGVGLALVADYLEKGDWHVHACCRQPEKADALRELVTSHLGRITLHRLDVLDQAEVDKLANALKNQPIDLLINNAGIMGSEHQSRSDMDYDAWAETFAVNAMAPLRVTEALLPRLKAAEGAKIATISSQMGAICHKGTGQYAYRSSKAAVNKVMSILAQEVAADGLTCILLHPGWVQTDMGGAQADITPKESARGIAATIDKATCKDNGSFFKWNGEPHGW encoded by the coding sequence ATGAAGCATTGCATTGTAACCGGAGCCAACCGCGGTGTAGGTCTTGCCCTTGTGGCTGACTATCTGGAAAAGGGCGATTGGCATGTGCATGCCTGCTGTCGCCAGCCAGAAAAGGCAGATGCCCTGCGCGAACTGGTAACAAGCCACTTGGGGCGCATTACGCTTCATAGGCTTGACGTGCTTGATCAGGCTGAAGTCGACAAGCTGGCTAACGCCCTTAAAAATCAGCCCATCGACCTGTTGATCAACAATGCGGGCATCATGGGCTCCGAGCACCAATCGCGCAGCGATATGGATTATGACGCATGGGCCGAAACCTTTGCTGTCAATGCCATGGCGCCTCTGCGCGTCACCGAGGCATTGCTGCCCCGGCTAAAAGCCGCTGAAGGGGCCAAGATCGCGACCATTTCCAGCCAGATGGGCGCCATTTGCCATAAGGGCACTGGCCAATATGCCTATCGCTCATCCAAGGCAGCGGTGAACAAGGTCATGTCCATTCTGGCGCAGGAAGTCGCAGCCGACGGGCTCACGTGCATCCTGTTGCATCCGGGTTGGGTGCAGACCGACATGGGGGGCGCGCAAGCCGACATCACGCCAAAGGAAAGCGCCAGAGGCATTGCCGCAACCATCGACAAGGCAACGTGCAAAGACAATGGCAGCTTCTTCAAATGGAATGGCGAACCCCATGGATGGTAA
- the ahcY gene encoding adenosylhomocysteinase, translating into MADYVVKDLSLADWGRKEITIAETEMPGLMQTRAEYGPTQPLKGARITGSLHMTIQTAVLIETLTALGAEVRWATCNIFSTQDHAAAAIAATGVPVYAIKGESLEDYWAYVDRIFDWPDGEGPNLILDDGGDATMYVLLGAKVDAGEEIIPNPENEEEEVVKAQILKRAKETPGWFTKIRDGILGVSEETTTGVHRLYHLAKAGDLPFPAINVNDSVTKSKFDNLYGCRESLVDGIKRATDVMISGKVAVVAGFGDVGKGSAESLRSQGARVLVTEIDPICALQASMQGYEVVTMDEAAPKGDIFVTTTGNKDVITHDHMRAMKDRAIVSNIGHFDSEIQIGALRNYKWHNVKPQVDEVEFPDGKRIIVLAEGRLVNLGCATGHPSFVMSASFTNQTLAQIELFTNHDSYGKDVYVLPKSLDEKVAMLHLEKLGVKLTKLNKEQADYIGVPVEGPFKPDHYRY; encoded by the coding sequence ATGGCTGATTATGTCGTCAAAGATCTGTCCCTGGCTGATTGGGGACGCAAGGAAATAACCATTGCCGAAACCGAAATGCCCGGCCTGATGCAGACCCGCGCCGAATATGGCCCCACCCAACCGCTCAAGGGCGCACGGATCACCGGTTCCCTGCATATGACCATTCAGACAGCCGTTCTGATTGAAACACTGACAGCCCTTGGCGCTGAAGTGCGCTGGGCAACCTGCAATATCTTTTCTACGCAGGACCATGCCGCAGCAGCCATTGCTGCCACCGGGGTTCCTGTTTACGCGATCAAGGGCGAGAGCCTTGAAGACTATTGGGCCTATGTCGACCGCATTTTCGATTGGCCAGATGGAGAAGGTCCGAACCTCATTCTGGACGATGGCGGCGATGCCACCATGTATGTGCTGCTAGGCGCTAAGGTGGATGCTGGCGAAGAGATCATTCCAAATCCTGAAAATGAGGAAGAGGAAGTGGTCAAGGCACAGATCCTGAAGCGCGCCAAGGAAACGCCGGGCTGGTTCACCAAGATCCGCGATGGCATCCTTGGGGTTTCCGAGGAAACCACCACGGGCGTGCATCGCCTGTATCATCTGGCAAAAGCAGGTGATCTGCCCTTCCCGGCCATCAACGTCAATGACTCGGTCACCAAATCCAAATTCGACAACCTTTATGGCTGCCGCGAATCCCTGGTGGATGGCATCAAGCGTGCCACTGACGTGATGATCTCTGGTAAGGTGGCTGTGGTTGCCGGCTTCGGCGATGTTGGCAAGGGCTCGGCTGAATCCCTGCGCTCGCAGGGTGCACGCGTTCTGGTTACAGAAATTGATCCGATCTGCGCCCTTCAAGCCTCCATGCAGGGCTATGAAGTGGTCACCATGGACGAAGCCGCCCCCAAAGGTGACATCTTCGTGACCACCACCGGCAACAAGGATGTCATCACCCACGACCATATGCGCGCCATGAAAGATCGTGCGATCGTTTCCAACATTGGCCATTTCGACAGTGAAATCCAGATCGGAGCCCTGCGGAACTATAAATGGCACAATGTGAAACCGCAGGTGGATGAAGTGGAATTTCCAGATGGCAAGCGCATCATCGTGTTGGCTGAAGGCCGCCTCGTGAATTTGGGTTGCGCCACCGGCCACCCATCTTTCGTCATGAGCGCCAGCTTCACCAACCAGACCCTTGCACAGATCGAACTTTTCACCAACCACGACAGCTACGGCAAGGATGTATATGTGCTTCCGAAGTCCCTCGACGAGAAGGTTGCCATGCTGCATTTGGAAAAACTCGGCGTCAAATTGACCAAGCTCAATAAGGAACAGGCCGACTATATTGGCGTACCTGTGGAAGGACCGTTCAAACCGGACCATTACCGCTATTAG
- a CDS encoding ATP-binding protein produces MPKNGLFGDITTPHRLGRSKASPFSFKGLSSRDASSCPSFRFFLTIMAISSLFPAAAFAQTEEATAPLTDAAQQKLVAGELLPSIPALIERPTSSLMETFGGNPLQWEMLGLALICALTIFVLIAGWAVMRERRRSHDRLISATETIQTLQTKLDRSESLLDATDQLMIIWNGNQEQPVVIGNLVSNDHLLPVGNAILAFGNWLQIDSVQDIEAAIAKLRATGQRFVQSAQTLNGNLVEFRGRTSGGRALVQLRVLEGDEHDRVRLEHEAARQRKELARMSTLLNSMPMPVWSRDEDGQLTWANDAYVKAVDGNDLEAVLEDQSELLDQRGREAVFQIHERRSQTGGDKDLAIKRLPIIAEGKRKIFDVTDIYLHPGSVGIATDVSDLESAEKALDRMHLFYANTLDQLTTPVAIFDSSQQLQFYNAAYSSQFNLDPAFLDSNPDENAILEKLRINRSLPEQANFHEWKKKFLSSYRDVEAHEHWWHLPDGQSLRVIAAPNPDAGVIYIFENVTERLDLEKRYNALIRMQSETLDHLNDGVVVFGSDGRLRMSNPAFSRLWDFQEDQLEGEPHVAAVLELCRRKYDSTKVWATLIGSVVGLEDKREGVMGRMDCIDGRFLDYASIPLPDGATMITFVDVTGNVTVERSLQERNEALLAADQLKNTFIQHVSYELRSPLTNIIGFTELLTSESFGSLNERQREYTDHIMTSSSSLLAIVNDILDLATIDAGIVVLELTEVDPVDAIRAAAEGLQDRLAEKTIHLDISVAESMGQFRGDSKRVRQVLFNLISNAISFSDPESTISIVAERTPNDIIFTVSDRGCGMPEEYLDSAFDRFESRTTETNRGGAGLGLSIVKSFVELHGGKVTISSNKGKGTSVICSFPINPQIDAQSTTAAAE; encoded by the coding sequence ATGCCGAAAAACGGCCTGTTCGGAGATATAACAACACCCCATCGTCTCGGTAGATCCAAGGCCAGTCCCTTTTCATTCAAGGGCCTTTCATCGCGTGACGCCTCCTCTTGTCCTTCGTTTCGTTTTTTTCTGACCATCATGGCGATCTCCAGCCTTTTCCCTGCCGCAGCTTTTGCGCAGACCGAGGAGGCAACGGCCCCTTTAACTGATGCCGCACAGCAAAAGCTGGTTGCCGGAGAGCTTCTGCCATCCATCCCTGCCCTTATCGAACGCCCCACCTCTTCGCTTATGGAAACCTTCGGCGGCAATCCTTTGCAATGGGAAATGCTCGGGCTCGCCCTTATCTGCGCCCTCACGATTTTTGTGTTGATTGCCGGCTGGGCCGTCATGCGCGAACGGAGACGCAGCCACGACCGTCTGATTTCAGCCACGGAGACAATCCAGACCCTGCAGACAAAACTGGATCGCTCGGAAAGCCTTCTGGATGCGACAGATCAGCTTATGATCATCTGGAACGGCAATCAGGAACAGCCCGTGGTGATTGGCAATCTGGTCTCCAATGATCATCTGCTGCCCGTGGGCAACGCCATTCTTGCCTTTGGCAACTGGTTACAGATCGACAGTGTGCAGGATATCGAGGCGGCCATCGCCAAGCTTCGTGCAACGGGCCAGCGCTTTGTCCAGTCTGCCCAGACGCTGAATGGCAACCTTGTCGAGTTCCGAGGCAGGACATCAGGCGGTCGGGCGCTTGTGCAGTTGCGCGTTCTGGAAGGCGACGAGCATGATCGCGTTCGGCTTGAGCATGAAGCGGCTCGCCAGCGCAAGGAACTTGCCCGGATGAGCACCCTGCTCAACTCCATGCCCATGCCGGTCTGGTCTCGCGATGAAGACGGCCAGCTGACCTGGGCCAATGATGCCTATGTGAAGGCCGTGGATGGCAACGATCTGGAAGCGGTTCTGGAAGACCAATCCGAGCTACTCGACCAGCGCGGCCGGGAAGCCGTTTTCCAGATCCACGAACGCCGCAGTCAGACCGGTGGTGACAAGGATCTGGCCATCAAGCGTCTGCCGATCATCGCTGAAGGCAAGCGCAAGATCTTTGATGTCACGGATATTTATCTGCATCCGGGCTCTGTTGGCATCGCAACAGATGTATCCGATCTGGAATCGGCCGAGAAGGCGCTCGATCGCATGCATCTGTTCTACGCCAATACGTTGGATCAACTGACCACTCCGGTGGCCATTTTTGATTCGTCCCAGCAGTTGCAGTTCTACAATGCCGCTTACAGCAGCCAGTTCAATCTGGATCCGGCATTCCTTGATAGCAATCCCGACGAGAATGCCATTCTGGAAAAACTGCGTATCAATCGCAGCCTGCCGGAACAGGCCAATTTCCACGAATGGAAAAAGAAATTCCTGTCATCCTATCGCGATGTGGAAGCCCATGAGCATTGGTGGCATCTGCCCGATGGGCAATCCCTGCGCGTCATTGCTGCGCCCAATCCGGATGCTGGCGTTATCTATATCTTTGAGAATGTCACAGAACGACTGGATCTGGAAAAGCGCTACAACGCCCTTATCCGCATGCAGAGTGAAACGCTCGATCACCTCAATGACGGGGTTGTCGTGTTCGGCTCGGATGGCCGCCTGCGTATGTCCAACCCGGCCTTCAGCCGCCTGTGGGATTTCCAGGAAGACCAGTTGGAAGGCGAGCCGCATGTCGCCGCCGTTCTGGAGCTATGCCGCCGCAAATATGATTCCACCAAGGTGTGGGCCACATTGATCGGCAGCGTCGTCGGGCTGGAAGACAAGCGCGAAGGCGTGATGGGCCGCATGGACTGTATCGACGGGCGCTTCCTTGATTATGCCTCCATTCCGCTGCCTGATGGTGCAACCATGATAACCTTTGTCGATGTGACGGGGAATGTCACCGTCGAGAGAAGCCTGCAAGAGCGCAACGAGGCGCTGCTGGCCGCAGATCAGCTCAAGAACACCTTCATTCAGCATGTTTCCTACGAACTGCGCTCGCCTCTGACCAATATCATCGGCTTTACCGAGCTGCTTACCAGCGAGTCCTTCGGCTCTCTTAATGAGCGTCAGCGCGAATATACTGACCATATCATGACGTCCAGTTCGTCGCTGCTGGCTATCGTCAACGACATCCTCGATCTGGCGACCATCGATGCGGGAATCGTTGTGCTGGAGCTGACAGAGGTGGATCCGGTGGATGCCATTCGCGCCGCCGCAGAAGGCCTTCAGGACAGGTTGGCTGAAAAGACGATCCATCTCGATATCTCGGTTGCCGAAAGCATGGGGCAATTCAGGGGCGACTCCAAACGGGTGCGGCAGGTTCTCTTCAACCTCATCTCCAACGCCATCTCCTTCTCCGATCCGGAATCGACGATTTCCATCGTGGCCGAGCGCACCCCGAACGACATCATTTTCACCGTGTCGGATCGCGGCTGCGGTATGCCTGAGGAATATCTCGATTCGGCCTTTGATCGTTTCGAGAGCCGCACAACGGAGACGAATCGAGGCGGAGCGGGCCTTGGACTGTCAATCGTGAAGAGTTTTGTGGAGCTGCATGGGGGTAAAGTGACCATCTCCAGCAATAAGGGAAAGGGTACGAGCGTAATCTGTAGCTTTCCCATTAATCCCCAAATAGACGCCCAATCCACCACAGCCGCCGCGGAATGA